One Budorcas taxicolor isolate Tak-1 chromosome 13, Takin1.1, whole genome shotgun sequence DNA window includes the following coding sequences:
- the LOC128058210 gene encoding prostaglandin F synthase 1, translated as MDPKSQRVKLNDGHFIPVLGFGTYAPEEVPKSEALEATKLAIEVGFRHVDSAHLYQNEEQVGQAIRSKIADGTVKREDVFYTSKLWCTSLRPELVRPALEKSLKNLQLDYVDLYIIHSPVSLKPGNRFVPKDESGKLIFDSVDLCHTWEALEKCKDAGLTKSIGVSNFNHKQLEKILNKPGLKYKPVCNQVECHPYLNQSKLLEFCKSHDIVLVAYAALGSQLSSEWVNQNHPVLLEDPVLCAIAKKHKQTPALVALRYQVQRGVVVLAKSFNKKRIKENMQVFDFELTPEDMKAIDGLNRNIRYYDFQQGTGHPEYPFSEEY; from the exons ATGGATCCCAAAAGCCAGAGGGTGAAGCTTAATGATGGCCACTTCATTCCTGTCCTAGGATTTGGAACCTATGCACCTGAGGAG GTTCCTAAGAGTGAAGCCCTGGAGGCCACCAAATTGGCTATAGAGGTTGGGTTCCGCCATGTTGACAGTGCTCATTTGTATCAAAATGAGGAGCAGGTTGGCCAGGCCATTCGAAGCAAGATTGCAGATGGCACTGTGAAGAGAGAAGATGTATTCTACACTTCAAAG CTTTGGTGCACTTCCCTTCGACCAGAGTTGGTCCGACCAGCCTTGGAAAAGTCACTGAAAAATCTTCAACTGGACTATGTCGATCTCTATATTATTCATTCTCCTGTGTCTCTGAAG CCAGGGAATAGATTTGTTCCAAAAGATGAAAGTGGAAAACTGatatttgactctgtggatcTCTGTCACACATGGGAG gccctggagaaGTGCAAGGATGCAGGGCTGACCAAATCCATTGGGGTGTCCAACTTCAACCACAAGCAGCTGGAGAAGATCCTGAACAAGCCAGGGCTCAAGTACAAGCCCGTCTGCAACCAG GTGGAATGTCACCCTTACCTCAACCAGAGCAAACTGTTGGAGTTCTGCAAGTCACATGATATTGTCCTAGTTGCTTATGCTGCTCTGGGATCCCAACTATCATCAGAATG GGTGAACCAGAACCACCCTGTTCTCTTGGAGGACCCAGTTCTTTGTGCCATTGCCAAAAAGCACAAGCAAACCCCAGCTCTGGTTGCCCTTCGCTACCAGGTACAACGTGGGGTTGTGGTTTTGGCCAAGAGTTTCAACAAGAAGCGGATCAAAGAGAACATGCAG gTGTTTGACTTTGAACTGACTCCAGAAGACATGAAAGCAATCGATGGCCTCAATCGTAATATAAGATACTATGATTTTCAACA gGGTACTGGTCACCCTGAGTATCCATTTTCTGAAGAATACTGA